A genomic window from Pseudogulbenkiania sp. MAI-1 includes:
- a CDS encoding response regulator, translating into MDDKHRILIVDDEAEVRDWLAALLEDGGFASCCAGDGAAMRRALAEHPFALVILDLKLKGEDGLTLARELRRQSAVPIIMMSGKGDETDRVLGLELAADDYLTKPFSGRELLARVRAALRRTTELSIPLQRHPGEAHECYAFNGWVLDMTARELHQPDGTPCPLTQGEFTLLATLVKHPQRVWSREQLLEQTRGLDTEVYDRTIDVLILRLRRKIEPNPRHPELICTERGLGYQFRATVSRH; encoded by the coding sequence ATGGACGATAAACACCGCATCCTGATCGTCGACGACGAGGCCGAGGTGCGCGACTGGCTCGCCGCGCTGCTGGAGGACGGCGGCTTCGCCAGCTGTTGCGCCGGCGACGGCGCCGCCATGCGCCGCGCGCTGGCCGAGCACCCCTTCGCGCTGGTGATCCTCGACCTCAAGCTCAAGGGCGAGGACGGCCTCACGCTGGCGCGCGAGCTGCGCCGCCAATCCGCCGTGCCGATCATCATGATGAGCGGCAAGGGCGACGAGACCGACCGCGTGCTGGGACTGGAACTGGCCGCCGATGACTACCTGACCAAGCCCTTCTCCGGGCGCGAACTCCTGGCGCGCGTGCGCGCCGCGCTGCGCCGCACCACCGAGCTGTCGATCCCGCTGCAGCGCCACCCGGGCGAGGCGCACGAGTGCTACGCCTTCAACGGCTGGGTGCTCGACATGACGGCGCGCGAACTGCACCAGCCGGACGGCACGCCGTGTCCGCTGACGCAGGGCGAGTTCACGCTCTTGGCCACCCTGGTCAAACATCCGCAGCGGGTATGGAGCCGCGAGCAGCTGCTGGAGCAGACGCGCGGCCTCGACACCGAGGTGTACGACCGCACCATCGACGTGCTGATCCTGCGCCTGCGGCGCAAGATCGAGCCGAACCCGCGCCACCCCGAACTGATCTGCACCGAGCGCGGCCTGGGCTACCAGTTCCGCGCCACGGTCAGCCGCCATTGA